The Theobroma cacao cultivar B97-61/B2 chromosome 2, Criollo_cocoa_genome_V2, whole genome shotgun sequence genome includes the window NNNNNNNNNNNNNNNNNNNNNNNNNNNNNNNNNNNNNNNNNNNNNNNNNNNNNNNNNNNNNNNNNNNNNNNNNNNNNNNNNNNNNNNNNNNNNNNNNNNNNNNNNNNNNNNNNNNNNNNNNNNNNNNNNNNNNNNNNNNNNNNNNNNNNNNNNNNNNNNNNNNNNNNNNNNNNNNNNNNNNNNNNNNNNNNNNNNNNNNNNNNNNNNNNNNNNNNNNNNNNNNNNNNNNNNNNNNNNNNNNNNNNNNNNNNNNNNNNNNNNNNNNNNNNNNNNNNNNNNNNNNNNNNNNNNNNNNNNNNNNNNNNNNNNNNNNNNNNNNNNNNNNNNNNNNNNNNNNNNNNNNNNNNNNNNNNNNNNNNNNNNNNNNNNNNNNNNNNNNNNNNNNNNNNNNNNNNNNNNNNNNNNNNNNNNNNNNNNNNNNNNNNNNNNNNNNNNNNNNNNNNNNNNNNNNNNNNNNNNNNNNNNNNNNNNNNNNNNNNNNNNNNNNNNNNNNNNNNNNNNNNNNNNNNNNNNNNNNNNNNNNNNNNNNNNNNNNNNNNNNNNNNNNNNNNNNNNNNNNNNNNNNNNNNNNNNNNNNNNNNNNNNNNNNNNNNNNNNNNNNNNNNNNNNNNNNNNNNNNNNNNNNNNNNNNNNNNNNNNNNNNNNNNNNNNNNNNNNNNNNNNNNNNNNNNNNNNNNNNNNNNNNNNNNNNNNNNNNNNNNNNNNNNNNNNNNNNNNNNNNNNNNNNNNNNNNNNNNNNNNNNNNNNNNNNNNNNNNNNNNNNNNNNNNNNNNNNNNNNNNNNNNNNNNNNNNNNNNNNNNNNNNNNNNNNNNNNNNNNNNNNNNNNNNNNNNNNNNNNNNNNNNNNNNNNNNNNNNNNNNNNNNNNNNNNNNNNNNNNNNNNNNNNNNNNNNNNNNNNNNNNNNNNNNNNNNNNNNNNNNNNNNNNNNNNNNNNNNNNNNNNNNNNNNNNNNNNNNNNNNNNNNNNNNNNNNNNNNNNNNNNNNNNNNNNNNNNNNNNNNNNNNNNNNNNNNNNNNNNNNNNNNNNNNNNNNNNNNNNNNNNNNNNNNNNNNNNNNNNNNNNNNNNNNNNNNNNNNNNNNNNNNNNNNNNNNNNNNNNNNNNNNNNNNNNNNNNNNNNNNNNNNNNNNNNNNNNNNNNNNNNNNNNNNNNNNNNNNNNNNNNNNNNNNNNNNNNNNNNNNNNNNNNNNNNNNNNNNNNNNNNNNNNNNNNNNNNNNNNNNNNNNNNNNNNNNNNNNNNNNNNNNNNNNNNNNNNNNNNNNNNNNNNNNNNNNNNNNNNNNNNNNNNNNNNNNNNNNNNNNNNNNNNNNNNNNNNNNNNNNNNNNNNNNNNNNNNNNNNNNNNNNNNNNNNNNNNNNNNNNNNNNNCactaatattattattattattatatatataattaattatacaaattatatattaaaatgttttatacaatcatataaataaagtctattataagttatagtaatgcttatgtataaattaaatatatgtatatataatatatgatttattatatatatatatatatataattaagatataacttatatgttataatattttatattaaagtttgtataaataataacttattataaacaatatgttataaaatctaaggtgataactaataaagttattaaatacaatcatataaataaagtttattataaattataataatgcttatgtatatgtatatataatatatttatacaattatatatattctcaTACCATTGGATATTACAAAACATTACTAAggtgtaataattataacatatttacTATGTAGGATATTTACTATCATCTATTACAATATTAACATATAacttatatcatttaaaatatataacttgtaATGTCATATTaatatagatttataaataaatatatataactaatattaaattactatgattatgatttatatacCTACGTACAATaccttaatatattttaaatatattattaattaagtttactatcaattcttcttcatatatagaaaaatattatatatatgactatatatataaatatataaaaaattagtttggTTTTTTAGATGGATcgattcaaaaattttaaaactaaaaatcgACCAAAAAACTAATTGGATCAAATATTTTGGATCAATTGATCTAATGGACCAATTAAACCGAATCATTTTACCCAAATCGTATTTGATTTTGGTGGATAATTGGTCTAAATTGGTTTTGCTCACCCTTACAATTAAGGGACCAACTTGTCATTAAATGGAAAAAGGGCGGGGAAAAGAAGGTAACAACGGAGGGAGAAAGTTCGATttgaaataatcaaaatttacaGGGGCCAAATTGCAAAAAACAGCGTCTTTATCAGTGACAatttcgaaaaaaaaaaaagaaccaaaaTTCGCTTTGTAGGCCGCAGAAGACCGATTCCTCTTTCTCTGCCcagcgagagagagagagagagagagattagAGAATGACTGAAATTTCAAGACGTAGATCGCTGCGTTTTCTACTGCTTTTCGCTTTAGTTTCTCTACAATTCATTTCAGGTTTCATTCCTAGATCGCTTTATACTCTATATTTTGTgtgtttgtatttttttttagattttttaattgaattttcaaattagtttGGTCGAAATTCCGATCCTTAATTGCATGAAAATCGAGTCTATTTGTATTATTAATTTGCGCTGTTTATTTGTTCATCGAGATCGCGAATCTCCcctttagttttatttaattgattcgtGGAAGCTCTCTTTTTGGCTGCTGTGGAAATTAGCAttgaattaacataaaaatatagcatttttttccctttttgggGGAGGGGGGAGAGTTTTggaaaggaaattttttttaattaaattttataactttattgTTTTGCTTTTCACAAGAAATTTTTACCTATAaagttagattttttttttttttactttgaagAATGAATTGAAAGGCATATGTAATATCTGTAATTTCAAATTGCTATTATGATTGTTACACTCTGTAATAAATCTGCTTGTAAGCGGAAAAAGTTGGCAATTAGGATTGGATCAAGCTTAAGTTGTGATTCAAACTCAGCCTAATTACTCTCATTTCCATGGAATGTTGGGAATTCATGCATAGCTGATCTAGAACTTTGTAGTTTTGTTGCATACATCGTTAAGGGAGATGGTTCCGTATCCCTTATTATTTGAGTACTTGGTTGTTTAGCTTTAGTTGAACCATTTTGCAGCTGAATTTGATTGGAAGTCTGATTAAGTTGCTGTGATGGACTTTAAAGTAGAGATTGTTCTTATCGCTGCTTAGCAAATTATTGAAAGTGTTAATCAATTTTTCCTTTCAGGTTTTTCTGATGACTCTACAAGTTCAAAAAACAGCTCAAAGACCAAGTCTAATGCGAGTAGTTATACTGGGACCAAGGTAGTCCTCATATTGCTTGGGGTTGTTGCAGTAGGGTTGTTTtcgtttttccttttcaagttATGGCAAAAAAAGAAACGAGATGAGCAATATGCTCGTCTTTTGAAGTTGtttgaagaagatgatgagCTCGAGGTTGAACTTGGCCTTCGGGACTGACAGCATCATTGAAAGCTATGCTCATCCTGTTTGAGGTGTGTACTTAAACTGCCTTTCTGGTCCTCAATTATGGAGATTTAATTTCAACCCTTGTTTTGTTtgtaataagaaaataaatttcattatCCATGTTATGCTAGTAGTGAACACTATAATGGTTGAACTTAAATgtgcaaaattataatttatggTGACATTGTAATCATTTACACTGCTCTAGAACTTCGGGCTTCACTTTGTTGGGCAGTCCCCATGCATGTCGAAGTCTGACACTCAAGTCTGTATCCCTGTGCGTCTGTGTCTATTTCTCCCCTCTCTATGTACCTATCCATGCAACATAGTAGCAAATAGAGAAGTTGGTGGCAGCGAGACTTAATGCCATCATTGCAGTGTAATGTGGACCTTTTGTTCGAATTGTTTGGCTCTTGAATTTAAGACTGCTTCATGTTGATTCTTTTCAATAGATACCTTATGCAATGATTGCTCTTATCTGATCATACTCACCATTTCGATGTTTTATTGCATCTATCCTCCTTTTTGTTTATTCTATTAACTGTTAACACGAGTTTCTTGCTCTTGATTTGCAGGCTGAAATGGCATCAAAGGGTTTTGTTGTTTAGAAAACTCATTTGTCTGGTGATCAAAATCAGGATTTAGGCATTATCCTGTGGTGAGGTCAGATAATTTTTCAACCATAAGTTGTAGTATTTGTAATGATATATTCAAATGAAATTTCCTCTGAATTTAAGTTTTGTGCCTACGTAGAATGGGGATGGTACCATTTTGTACAAGATGTTTGAAGAGTGTTAATTCTCTGTTTGTAaagaatgatttttatattcatttgCATTCTTAAAGATATAGATATGTTTATGCTATAGGGGTTGGTTCTCCATTGTTCCCTACCTGCTAGCATTCAATGAGAAAATAAGTAGTTAAAAATTTACCTTAATCTTACAATTGCTTGTGGCTAAAGTGTGTGCCATACAAGGGTTGAAGCCTGAAGCCCTCATTTTGAGTTCCAAGGGAGAGGaattttttgattaaaccACCACGAACACTTTCTGTCAAACGATTCTGCTTTGTGTATTTGTTTAGAAAGGACACCGATGAATGTATCAATCAAAGATTCACTAGTTACCGTGTATTCCCTGCAGGCAACCTTCAATCATTGAATTCTTAAACTATGGTGTATATCACAATATAGGTAAAATATAATGGTAAAAGAAAGGCAAGAGAACTCAAcatattgaaattttgaaatagcagcaaaaaagaagagaaatcaGGTAACACTGCCCTGAACCAGAAGGTACAATCAGAATCAGTTAGAGAGCTGGCTCATAGCTCACAATTTCAGTCCCCATGAAACAAATTCCTACAAGCATCTGCCATAACCATTTCTTTGCATGAATGGATGCATAACAAGTACATATAAACCAGTTATGTTACAGGCAGAGACATACATAATAAACAagataagagagaaaatacTTATTATTAAGTCAAAAtacaatacaatgaccaatCGTATCTTATAATCAAGGGCATGCATATATAGAGATATGCATAAAATATTGGAAGATTGTCAGTGCAAAGAATCTTCGAGTACAAGGTTACGAGACCCAGAAGCAGAAAGAGCACGGCTAAAGTAATTAGGGAATAGGTTATTTTTTAACTAATGAAGTAGGGAAGTAAACCTTATGGGGAATGATACATGAAAGAACAGGAACCAATGAAGAAGATGATAACCGAGATGCAAAACCATTATGGCCAAAAACTGACAGGAGTTTGACTATCTCTTCCTGACTCAACCTCCCTAAGTTATGGTGAAATT containing:
- the LOC18607129 gene encoding uncharacterized protein LOC18607129, producing MTEISRRRSLRFLLLFALVSLQFISGFSDDSTSSKNSSKTKSNASSYTGTKVVLILLGVVAVGLFSFFLFKLWQKKKRDEQYARLLKLFEEDDELEVELGLRD